Proteins encoded by one window of Chrysiogenes arsenatis DSM 11915:
- a CDS encoding HD family phosphohydrolase: MPITASDSKEEHVTKKGTEIDVPALRRWATTAHNFVFGEIEGRPIGIKIITVIAVLLVALLAVPEDHLFVRAYDLGDVAGSNIKSSRELMLENNADDIAAGKPPYIVVRRGEMIVREGEIVTELTMRKLEELRGARGIGDHFSVFLGTLLLSALLVFIPWKYFERARKKIFRDPNRMYVFFTILLGSVLLTKLGMSASMTLSLGAFVGAGYSLVIFALPVAAGATLIAILLDLHIALVYSTIFSIICGVMAGLDIFYTVYTFLMCIVAAFTSFAFKSRMELLGSALWSSTAGGIVVISMLLASGELLSLNTFWLLIFVFIAGQLSLIIAAGSLPIFEALFHVTSDLRLLELSNLGHPLLKQLVIKAPGTYHHSIIVGTLVEAAAEKIGVNPLLARVGAYYHDIGKMKKSEYFVENQRGGINRHDSLSPAMSALVITNHLKHGQELAEEHNLPKAISDIIQQHHGRTLIRFFYQKAMANGDKVDEEKFRYAGPKPQTRAAALVMLADGCEAACRTLADPTHNRIQGLVLKIVNNVFVDGQLDECDLTLKDLSAIAESFTAVLTGIYHQRIEYPEEKKAPVVKEKDTAHKEPVKEPLKEPPPKEPVKAKDKEAPQAALSAVDRTQTLPAVSIDAEHAPKIVAAMHHHEKK; the protein is encoded by the coding sequence ATGCCGATCACGGCGAGTGACAGTAAGGAAGAACACGTGACGAAAAAAGGGACTGAAATTGACGTACCAGCTTTGCGACGCTGGGCAACTACAGCTCACAATTTTGTTTTTGGCGAAATAGAAGGACGACCGATCGGCATTAAAATCATTACCGTAATTGCCGTATTACTTGTGGCGCTACTGGCGGTTCCTGAAGATCACTTGTTTGTGCGCGCCTACGATCTGGGCGATGTCGCGGGGAGCAATATTAAGTCGAGCCGAGAATTGATGCTCGAAAACAACGCGGATGATATTGCCGCAGGAAAACCACCATACATCGTGGTACGGCGCGGTGAAATGATTGTCCGCGAAGGGGAAATCGTCACCGAACTCACCATGCGCAAACTTGAAGAACTGCGTGGCGCACGGGGAATTGGCGACCACTTTTCCGTCTTCTTGGGAACACTTCTCCTTTCCGCGCTCCTCGTATTTATTCCATGGAAATACTTTGAACGGGCACGAAAAAAGATTTTCCGTGACCCCAATCGCATGTATGTCTTTTTTACTATCCTGCTCGGGTCAGTGCTGCTCACAAAGCTCGGCATGTCTGCTTCCATGACACTGTCACTCGGCGCCTTTGTCGGCGCAGGGTATTCGCTCGTGATTTTTGCCCTCCCGGTAGCAGCTGGAGCCACACTGATTGCTATTCTGCTCGATCTTCATATTGCATTGGTCTATTCCACCATTTTTTCAATTATCTGCGGCGTTATGGCCGGACTCGATATTTTTTATACGGTGTACACGTTCCTCATGTGCATCGTGGCAGCCTTTACCAGCTTTGCCTTTAAAAGCCGGATGGAACTCCTTGGTTCCGCGCTCTGGTCAAGCACCGCTGGCGGCATTGTGGTCATCAGCATGCTGCTGGCATCAGGGGAACTGCTGAGCTTGAACACGTTCTGGCTCTTGATTTTTGTGTTTATTGCTGGACAGCTTTCGTTAATTATTGCCGCCGGTTCGCTCCCAATTTTCGAAGCACTTTTTCACGTCACGTCCGACTTACGTCTCCTCGAACTTTCCAACCTCGGCCACCCGCTGCTCAAACAACTCGTTATTAAAGCGCCCGGCACCTATCACCACTCCATAATTGTGGGAACTCTTGTCGAGGCAGCTGCCGAAAAAATTGGCGTCAACCCGCTTTTAGCCAGGGTTGGTGCCTACTATCATGACATTGGAAAAATGAAAAAGTCCGAATACTTTGTCGAAAATCAACGGGGCGGCATCAACCGTCACGACTCACTTTCACCCGCCATGTCGGCCTTAGTTATCACCAACCACCTGAAGCACGGCCAAGAGCTGGCGGAAGAGCATAACCTCCCCAAAGCCATCAGCGATATTATCCAGCAGCACCACGGTCGAACGCTGATCCGCTTTTTTTATCAAAAGGCCATGGCGAACGGCGACAAAGTTGACGAAGAAAAATTCCGCTACGCTGGCCCTAAACCACAAACCCGTGCAGCGGCTCTTGTTATGCTGGCGGACGGCTGCGAAGCCGCCTGTCGCACCCTTGCCGACCCAACCCATAATCGCATCCAAGGGCTGGTGCTAAAAATCGTCAACAATGTTTTTGTCGATGGACAGCTCGACGAGTGCGACCTGACGCTGAAAGATTTAAGCGCGATTGCCGAAAGCTTTACGGCTGTTCTCACCGGCATTTACCACCAACGGATTGAATATCCAGAAGAAAAGAAAGCTCCCGTGGTGAAAGAAAAAGATACCGCGCACAAAGAACCGGTTAAAGAGCCTTTGAAGGAACCGCCCCCTAAAGAACCAGTAAAAGCAAAAGATAAAGAAGCGCCACAAGCAGCTCTATCGGCAGTTGATCGCACTCAAACGCTTCCCGCCGTGAGCATCGACGCCGAGCACGCGCCAAAAATTGTGGCCGCCATGCACCACCACGAAAAAAAATAA
- a CDS encoding D-glycero-alpha-D-manno-heptose-1,7-bisphosphate 7-phosphatase, whose protein sequence is MNKRRVAIFVDRDGTINREVDYLHRIEDFAFETGAIEGLHILQQFGEIYVVTNQSGIGRGYYTEAQMETLHGYMGDQLTQHGITISGIYACPHHVEKGNPPYNIDCQCRKPNPGMLVQAAHEHQLDLTTSWIIGDKDADIFAGWNAGCRGAVLITTGHGKEHAAKIRVPDTRPFLFAVMPTLYEAAQWIERQQ, encoded by the coding sequence GTGAATAAACGTCGCGTAGCTATTTTTGTTGATCGCGATGGCACCATCAACCGCGAAGTTGATTACCTGCACCGCATTGAAGACTTTGCCTTTGAAACGGGTGCCATCGAAGGACTCCACATTTTGCAGCAATTTGGCGAAATCTACGTGGTTACCAACCAATCAGGCATCGGGCGCGGCTACTATACTGAAGCTCAGATGGAAACACTCCATGGCTACATGGGCGACCAACTCACGCAACATGGAATAACGATTTCTGGAATCTACGCTTGCCCTCACCACGTAGAAAAAGGGAATCCTCCCTACAATATCGACTGCCAATGCCGAAAGCCAAATCCGGGAATGCTTGTGCAAGCCGCGCATGAGCATCAGCTCGACCTAACGACCAGCTGGATAATTGGCGACAAAGATGCCGATATCTTCGCCGGATGGAACGCGGGATGCCGTGGTGCAGTGCTGATAACAACTGGGCATGGGAAAGAGCATGCCGCAAAAATCCGTGTGCCGGACACGCGCCCGTTTCTCTTCGCCGTCATGCCAACACTCTACGAAGCGGCGCAGTGGATAGAAAGGCAGCAGTAG
- a CDS encoding sugar phosphate isomerase/epimerase family protein — protein sequence MHFPVTCRAVLSQAIGGHHYPEGHGYEVFIDTPALDNCSDSHLADTLDRLKKKGDCFTFHAPFFDLSPGAVDRKVRDVTRERFLQTARLANATRPRNIVFHTGYLPDIYGQGKYHRHWLESAAELFLEIIEQLDASITLSLENIFEREPSSLLRLAETINHPRVGFCLDIGHAYIFSPLASQAWVEAFGAKLLELHVHDNHGTVDEHLPCGAGQVDFGALFQHLATLPQRPIITLENGSEHDFQQGLAHLRTVSGAVFS from the coding sequence ATGCATTTCCCCGTCACCTGCCGCGCCGTACTCAGTCAAGCGATTGGCGGGCACCACTATCCCGAAGGACACGGTTACGAAGTATTTATCGACACACCAGCACTGGATAATTGTTCAGACAGCCATTTAGCCGATACCTTGGATCGCCTGAAAAAAAAAGGGGATTGCTTTACCTTTCATGCCCCTTTCTTTGACCTTTCACCCGGAGCCGTTGATCGTAAAGTGCGCGACGTAACCCGCGAACGATTCTTGCAAACTGCACGGCTCGCCAACGCAACGCGCCCACGCAACATCGTATTTCACACAGGCTATCTTCCCGACATTTATGGGCAGGGAAAGTATCATCGCCATTGGCTGGAAAGTGCCGCGGAACTCTTTTTAGAAATTATCGAACAACTTGACGCCTCAATCACTCTTTCTTTAGAAAACATTTTTGAGCGCGAACCATCGTCGCTTCTCCGACTTGCAGAAACCATCAATCACCCTCGCGTCGGCTTTTGCCTCGACATCGGGCATGCCTATATCTTTTCACCCCTTGCATCGCAAGCGTGGGTCGAAGCCTTTGGCGCAAAACTTCTGGAATTGCACGTTCACGACAACCACGGCACGGTTGATGAACACCTCCCCTGTGGTGCCGGACAGGTTGACTTTGGCGCACTGTTTCAGCATCTTGCCACGCTACCGCAACGTCCGATTATCACCCTTGAAAATGGTAGCGAACACGACTTTCAACAGGGCTTGGCGCACTTGCGAACTGTTTCGGGAGCGGTTTTTTCGTGA
- the murJ gene encoding murein biosynthesis integral membrane protein MurJ produces the protein MSQAAEGAQGEGNRFVRGFLSFASATFISRILGFVRDMVVAMFYGASHAADAFFIAFSIPSLLRRLFAEGSLSASFVSVFSKTVANEGEVRAREVFQRVFTLLGTTLLAITLAGVLLAPLLVWIIVPGFRETPGKYELTVLLTQIMFPYLLFIGLATVVMGTLNTHGKFFIASLTPLILNVAMISACAIGAYWYNNSIVALAVGVAIGGALQLIMQLPSLWGQNYRIRLRWAPQDPAVKRIITLMIPGIFGLAVAQINTTIDGIVASFLAAGSVSFLYYANRLVQFPLGVFGIAISTAILPGLSRASGSNDTLGLNDLLRQGNHLIFFITLPCVIGLLIVGYEILEMLLVRGEFTLDNAWNTYLALATYSLGLLAFSLTKMTASVFYSFEESRTPVKAGIVAMVINAVLNVAFMYPFGHAGLALATSLASWANFWYLWHALHRKRSEITVRFFDREIGKITLLCGLLGVVLLATRYALNHFTIPATGQVALQLPLAVIFYGVGAKLLGLGSYRFLLDNMRRKKDTKRVNADHGE, from the coding sequence ATGTCACAAGCTGCTGAGGGGGCGCAAGGAGAAGGAAACCGCTTTGTGCGGGGATTTCTTTCGTTCGCCAGTGCTACATTTATAAGCCGCATTCTCGGCTTTGTACGCGACATGGTCGTTGCCATGTTTTATGGCGCATCGCACGCTGCCGACGCCTTTTTTATTGCGTTTAGTATTCCATCGCTCCTGCGCCGTCTGTTTGCGGAAGGATCACTCAGCGCATCATTCGTTTCCGTGTTTTCGAAAACCGTCGCCAATGAAGGGGAAGTACGCGCGCGCGAAGTATTCCAGCGAGTCTTTACGCTGCTTGGCACCACGCTCCTAGCGATTACACTGGCGGGTGTCCTCCTTGCGCCACTGCTCGTATGGATCATTGTCCCTGGCTTTCGGGAAACGCCCGGCAAATATGAGCTTACTGTTTTACTGACGCAAATCATGTTTCCTTATCTGCTGTTTATCGGTCTTGCTACTGTCGTTATGGGAACACTCAATACGCACGGGAAATTCTTTATTGCTTCACTGACACCGTTGATTTTGAATGTCGCTATGATAAGCGCCTGCGCCATCGGCGCTTACTGGTACAATAATTCTATCGTCGCCCTCGCGGTTGGCGTTGCGATTGGCGGCGCGTTGCAACTTATCATGCAACTCCCCTCGCTGTGGGGACAAAATTACCGCATTCGGCTCCGTTGGGCCCCCCAAGATCCCGCAGTAAAACGGATCATCACATTGATGATTCCAGGCATTTTCGGCCTGGCAGTCGCTCAAATTAACACTACCATTGACGGCATTGTGGCGAGTTTTCTGGCCGCTGGGAGCGTCAGTTTTCTCTACTACGCCAACCGCCTCGTACAATTTCCTCTTGGTGTTTTTGGGATTGCGATTTCAACGGCCATTCTCCCCGGTCTTTCACGGGCGAGCGGAAGCAACGACACGCTTGGATTGAACGATCTGCTCCGTCAAGGAAATCATCTCATTTTCTTTATTACCCTTCCCTGCGTTATCGGGCTCCTCATCGTAGGATACGAAATACTGGAAATGTTACTTGTGCGCGGAGAATTTACGCTCGACAACGCTTGGAACACCTACTTAGCACTCGCAACCTATAGCCTTGGGCTGCTGGCATTTTCACTGACCAAGATGACCGCGTCGGTATTCTATTCGTTTGAAGAGAGCCGCACGCCAGTCAAAGCGGGGATAGTGGCAATGGTGATAAATGCCGTACTGAACGTGGCATTTATGTATCCTTTTGGGCATGCCGGTCTGGCACTGGCAACCTCGCTAGCAAGTTGGGCAAATTTCTGGTATTTATGGCATGCGTTACACCGCAAACGGAGTGAAATTACCGTCCGTTTTTTCGACCGCGAAATTGGCAAAATAACTCTGCTCTGTGGCTTGCTTGGGGTGGTTCTGCTCGCCACACGCTACGCATTGAACCACTTTACTATTCCTGCCACTGGGCAAGTTGCGCTACAATTACCACTGGCGGTCATTTTCTATGGTGTCGGAGCAAAGCTCCTAGGCCTCGGCTCATACCGTTTTTTACTTGACAATATGCGCCGGAAAAAGGACACCAAACGGGTCAATGCCGATCACGGCGAGTGA
- a CDS encoding Fur family transcriptional regulator: MKSINDISSDLRTKGMKMTRQRRVILEVLQSTKSHPTAEWIYQQVRGLMPHISLGTVYRNLNLLRDEGMILEMSYGKHQARFDGTIHPHYHVRCVQCGHIHDLNVDVPFPNELEHLVEAKTGFTVLDHRLEFSGICQNCTKTD, from the coding sequence ATGAAAAGTATCAACGACATAAGCAGTGATCTGCGCACCAAAGGGATGAAGATGACGCGTCAGCGTCGAGTCATTCTTGAGGTGTTGCAAAGCACAAAAAGCCACCCTACCGCCGAGTGGATCTATCAACAGGTTCGCGGCTTAATGCCCCACATTAGCCTTGGTACGGTGTATCGTAACCTGAACCTTCTGCGCGACGAGGGGATGATCCTTGAAATGAGCTATGGGAAACACCAAGCGCGCTTTGATGGCACCATCCACCCGCACTATCACGTGAGATGTGTTCAATGTGGCCACATTCATGACTTGAATGTTGACGTGCCATTTCCCAACGAACTTGAGCATTTAGTTGAGGCAAAAACTGGCTTTACGGTTCTCGATCACCGTCTTGAGTTCAGTGGCATCTGCCAGAACTGCACCAAAACAGACTAA
- a CDS encoding NAD(P)H-dependent glycerol-3-phosphate dehydrogenase: protein MKCAVIGAGSWGTALGHHLARCGHEVMVFAHEAQVANGINREQRNPLYLEDLPLAPMHATTEYEQLFQPFDFYLWTVPTQVSRSLLEKVRDHIDISVPVVIASKGIENTTLLTLDEVFRDSLGPHASLAVLSGPSFAREVVLGFPTAVTIACKSEHTARFLQNAFASPIFRAYTTRDVVGVEICGAVKNVIAIASGICSGLGLGHNTTAALLTRGLAEITRLVVRMGGEEHTTAGLAGMGDLTLTCTGSLSRNRTVGERLARGESLDAIISSMKMVAEGIETTRSTYGLAQKMEVEMPITTEVYRILFEGKSITAGIRDLMERDPREERWL, encoded by the coding sequence ATGAAGTGTGCCGTTATTGGAGCTGGAAGCTGGGGAACCGCATTAGGGCATCACCTTGCGCGATGCGGACACGAAGTGATGGTATTTGCGCATGAAGCACAGGTTGCCAATGGCATTAACCGCGAGCAGCGCAACCCACTTTACTTAGAAGACCTTCCCCTTGCACCGATGCACGCAACCACAGAGTATGAACAACTCTTTCAGCCATTTGACTTTTATCTCTGGACCGTGCCGACCCAAGTAAGCCGCAGCCTACTCGAAAAAGTACGCGACCATATTGATATCTCGGTTCCCGTCGTCATCGCGAGTAAAGGGATAGAAAACACAACGCTCTTGACGCTGGACGAGGTTTTTCGCGATTCGCTTGGCCCTCACGCTTCGCTCGCCGTGTTGTCCGGCCCTTCTTTTGCCCGCGAAGTGGTACTTGGTTTCCCAACCGCCGTCACCATTGCCTGCAAATCCGAACACACCGCACGATTCCTTCAAAACGCCTTTGCCTCACCCATCTTCCGCGCCTACACAACACGCGACGTGGTGGGGGTCGAAATCTGTGGTGCGGTCAAAAACGTGATCGCTATCGCCAGCGGCATTTGCTCTGGACTCGGTTTAGGCCATAACACCACGGCCGCCCTGTTAACGCGTGGTTTAGCCGAAATCACCCGCTTGGTTGTTCGCATGGGGGGCGAAGAACACACCACCGCCGGATTGGCCGGGATGGGTGATTTAACCCTGACCTGTACCGGAAGTTTGAGCCGCAACCGCACCGTTGGTGAACGGTTGGCGCGCGGAGAATCGCTTGATGCTATTATTTCCAGCATGAAAATGGTAGCCGAAGGGATCGAAACGACTCGCTCCACCTACGGGCTGGCGCAGAAGATGGAAGTCGAAATGCCCATCACCACAGAAGTCTACCGTATCTTATTTGAAGGCAAATCGATTACCGCCGGGATACGCGACCTGATGGAGCGCGATCCACGCGAAGAGCGGTGGCTCTGA
- a CDS encoding GlcNAc-transferase family protein, producing the protein MKIFVSLAAYCDQFLPLTIQSAVEHAGYPERLVFGIADQHPERRSDLIGTLVAPKMFRYVHLNPIDSRGVSWARNIVFSLYGGEEYILQVDSHTIFEQNWDVQLIELHTKLSAQLPKPIISTYPYGFEMEGNTPTVKVRVSDKTVLVLRPHPESSLENDNATLRFRAEHVSSDHPLLGYHLAGGFIFTSGDFVQEIPYDPYLYFHGEEQSLAVRAFTRGWDIVHPKRIPLYHLYKQPHTAHMAHHWHPEWEKQRNFSRIDLQNKARERVMELLFQRTLVGAYGLGSVRTLEEFAAHSGIDYAGKVIQTIDPAKMVRVIL; encoded by the coding sequence ATGAAGATTTTTGTTAGTCTTGCTGCGTATTGTGATCAATTTTTACCGCTTACCATTCAAAGTGCGGTGGAGCATGCTGGCTATCCTGAACGTTTAGTGTTTGGTATCGCCGATCAGCATCCTGAGCGCCGCAGTGATCTTATCGGAACGCTGGTAGCTCCGAAAATGTTTCGCTATGTGCATCTAAACCCTATCGACTCGCGGGGCGTTTCGTGGGCTCGGAACATTGTATTTTCCCTCTATGGTGGCGAGGAGTACATACTCCAAGTTGATTCACATACGATTTTTGAGCAAAATTGGGATGTTCAACTCATCGAATTGCATACTAAACTCTCTGCACAACTTCCTAAACCAATTATCAGTACCTATCCCTATGGCTTTGAAATGGAGGGCAATACGCCGACTGTAAAAGTGCGCGTGAGCGATAAAACAGTGTTGGTGCTTCGTCCGCATCCTGAGTCCTCACTGGAAAACGATAATGCGACGCTTCGTTTTCGTGCGGAACATGTTTCGAGTGATCATCCCCTTCTCGGGTACCATCTGGCAGGTGGATTTATTTTTACGTCAGGTGATTTTGTGCAGGAAATTCCCTATGACCCCTACCTCTATTTTCATGGCGAAGAGCAAAGTCTCGCTGTTCGCGCCTTTACGCGTGGTTGGGACATTGTTCACCCCAAACGCATCCCTCTCTACCATCTTTATAAACAGCCACATACGGCACATATGGCGCATCACTGGCATCCAGAGTGGGAAAAACAACGAAATTTTTCACGGATAGATTTGCAAAATAAGGCCAGAGAGCGAGTTATGGAATTGCTATTCCAACGTACACTTGTTGGTGCCTACGGGCTCGGGAGTGTCAGAACGCTGGAGGAGTTTGCTGCCCACAGTGGGATTGATTATGCAGGAAAGGTGATACAGACAATTGATCCGGCAAAAATGGTACGAGTGATACTGTAG